Part of the Candidatus Thermokryptus mobilis genome is shown below.
TTGTAGAAGAAAGCCCAGAAAAGGTTTTGTTTTATGATTTTATATGTTTTTGAAGAAATTTTTATCACTTGTAGGACGCCCTTTATATCATCTTTCAAAAGAATAATGTCTGCAGTTGCTGATGCAACTTCCGTCCCAGAACCAATTGCTATCGCAACATCCGATTTTGCAAGTGCGGGGGCATCGTTAATCCCATCCCCAACCATGGCAACAATGTAACCGGATTTTTTAAGCTCATCTATCTTTTCAGATTTCTGTTCTGGCAAAACCTCGGCGAAAACCTTATCAACACCAATTTTATTTGCTATCGCCCTTGCCGTCTTGTAATTATCACCAGTTAGAAGTGCAACATCTATCCCAAGTTTTTTCAGCTTTGATATCGTTTCTTTAGCATCATATTTGATCGTGTCAGCAATTGCTATTAGACCGACAACCTTTCTATCAACCGCAACAAAAACAGGAGTTTTACCTTCGTTACTTAAAATGTCAATTGTGTTTTCAAATTTTTTCATATCTATCCCAAGGTTTAACATAAATGTTAAGTTCCCGACAGCAACCTCAAATGAATCAACATTTGCGAAAACACCTTGACCAGGGATTGAGAAAAAGTTTTTAGGTTCAGACAATTTTAGGTTTCTGAGCCTGGCATATCTGACAATTGCTTCACCAAGTGGATGTTCGGAGTTCCTTTCAACGGATGCCGAAAGGCGAAGTATTTCATCCTCAGTTAAATTTCCAAGTTTTATTATATCAGTGACCTCTGGTTTTCCGTATGTTATCGTCCCGGTTTTATCAAAAACCACAAGATTAACTTTGTTTGCGACCTCAAGAGATGTGCCGTTTTTAATTAAAATCCCCATCTCAGCTGATTTACCAGCTGCTACAACGATCGCAGTTGGTGTGGCAAGCCCAAGGGCACAGGGACAAGCAACAATTAAAGTCGCAATAAAATTCATCAACGCAAAAGTAAATCCATAACCAAGAAGATACCAAACGATGAAAGATAAAGTCGCAATTGAGATTACTATCGGAACGAAGACAGATGCCACCTTGTCAGCAAGTTTCTGAATCGGTGGTTTACTTGCAAGTGAATCCTTAACAAGCTGAATTATTTTTGAAAAAACTGTATCCTTTCCGACATTTGTCACCCTGAACTTGAAACTTCCCGCCTTATTTAGCGTTGACCCTATCACAATATCCCCGGGTTTTTTCTCAACGGGCATGCTTTCACCTGTTATGACAGATTCATCAACCGAGGCATATCCCTCTATTATAACTCCATCAACAGGGATTCTTTCACCTGGTTTAACTAAAACGATGTCGCCTGGTTTTATATCTTTAACCTGAACAGTTATTTCTTCGCCATCTTTTACAAGTGTTGCTGTTTTCGGTTGCAGAGATGAGAGCTTCTTGATCGCGGTTGCGGTTTGAGCCCTTGCCCTCGTTTCAAGAAGACGCCCAAGCAAAATCAAAGTTATTATGACAGCGGAGGTCTCATAGTAAACATCCGGTGTTCTACCTATTGAAGTGAAAACGCTTGGGATGAAAGTCGCAACGACGCTATATAAATACGCAGAACCGGTTCCAATCGCAATTAAAGTGTTCATATCAACAGACAAGTGGCGAATTCCCGCAAGAAAACTCCTGAAAAATTTTCCCCCACCGTAAAACATCACAGGCGTGGTCAATAGGAAAAGAATGTAATTTACAACAGTTCTATCACCAAAATGATGGAAAAAATGTGATAACATGTCAAGTAGAATTAAAGAAGTCAAGATAGAGCTAAAGATGAATCGCTTTTTCAGGTCTTCATATTCACGCTTTTTGATTATTTCCTCGTAAAGTTCAACATCTTCCTCGGCAAGATGCGGAACTTTAAAGCCGAACTTTTCAATCTCGCTTTTTATATTATCAACCGAAATTAAAGTTGAGACAAATTCAACGGTTAAATTCTCAGTGGCTGGATTGATATTTACACTTACAACACCGTCTAACTTTGATATTGAATTTTCAACTATTGAAGCAGATGCCGATGCCAATCCTTCAATAGGTATGGTTATTTTTTGAATCGCAACATCATATCCGATTGACCTTACGGACTTTATCACATCTTTAAGATTTAGCGTTTTATCCGATTCAAATTCAATCGTTGCTTTTTCTGTGACCAGATTTACAACTGCATTTTTTACCCCGGGAAGCTTTTGGAGATTGTTTTGAACCTTCAGCACACAACTTGCGCAGGTCATACCAACAATCGGAATCTCAATCTTTAATACCTTTGTGATGTTTAATTTCTCTATTTCCCTCTCCCTTTCGCTCATGCCTTTTGGCTTAAATTAATTTTCACACTTCAAATATAACCTTTGCGTTGTAAAAATTCAAGAACGCCTTGAAAAAGTCAGTTTTATTCTTTATATTATATACCGAAAAAGCGCCCGTAGCTCAACTGGATAGAGCGTCTGGCTACGGACCAGAAGGTTGGGGGTTCGAGTCCCTCCGGGCGTGCTAATTTTATTGCTCTTCCTCCCCAGATGATAACCCAAGGTCACCGAAAAGTTGCATCCTTGCCTTCTCAGACATCATGCTTGGATTCCAACGCGGTTCCCAGACGATTACAACATCGGCATCCTTAACTCCAGGGATTTGAAGAAGTCGCTCACGAACTTGCTGACTTATAAATGTATGAGCAGGACACCCCGGAGCAGTCAATGTCATCTTAACACCTACCCAATCATCAATTATTTTGACCTCATAAACAAGCCCTAAATCAACGATGTTTATCGGAATCTCGGGGTCATAGCATTCCCTAAGAGCTTCATATACCTGTTCTTCTGTCACCATGGCTTTGCTTACCTTTTTTCTTTTAATATAACACTTTGTTCAAACTTTTAGAAATCACCTCTTTTTCCTTTTTCCCGAATGGGATTCGTAAATTTCAAGCTTCTCAAGCATTTGGATGGTTTTATTTATCTGCTCCCTCAACTCCGCAAATGATGAAATCAACTTGTTTATCTCATCAGATGGGAAATCGGAGTCAGCGCTGATCTTTGAAAGCAATCTATCTATGCCGGCTCTCATACGTTCATAACTTCTTAAAAAAGAACGACGCATTAATTTTGGTGTTAATTTAACTGACCGAAGTTTTATCCTCGGACCCGTTCCATAAATTTCAACTTCCATAAGGAGTTTCTCTATGCTTTCAGGCAAATCATAAAGGGTTGTTTCGCCAGTATCAATAAGTTCAAATTTTCGGCTTCGCTTAATTAAGTTAACAAACTCTGGAAATGATGGTAGTGGGACATTCGGATGTTTGTATTTTATGATAAGATAAACTTTTCGCGCTGGGACGAGAACTTCATCATCATTTGAGATGATATCATCAATTATTTTAACTAACTTTCTGCTTAACATTTCAATCGTACAAAATTGATTCTTCGGTTTCCTTATCAAAAAAGTGCGCCTTCCTCATATCAATTACAAGTTCCTTTAAAGCTCCAACTTCAGGCTCCTCATGAGCTGGGACTCTCGCAACACATTGTGCTGTTGTAGTGGCAAAGTAAATGTAAATCTCATTCCCCATCGGCTCAACGACATCAACTAAAATTTTTATCCTCTCACCATTTTGTATCTGTGTATAAATCGGATCATAAATATGTTCTGGTCTTATACCAAATATCACACGCTTTCCAATATAATTTTTCAATTTGTCTTGATATTCCTCTGGGATTGAAAGTTTAATTCCACCGTCACTCTCAATAAATTTTAAACCATCTTCTAAAACAATTTCACCTTCAATGAAGTTCATTGACGGGCTTCCTATGAAACCGGCGACAAATTTATTTTTAGGAAAGTTGTAAAGATTTAATGGTGTGTCTATTTGCTGTATGATTCCATCTTTCATCACAACGATTCTGTCCCCCATAGTCATCGCCTCTATCTGATCGTGCGTGACATAAATCATCGTAGCGCCAAGTTTCCGATGGAGTTTTGAAATTTCGGTTCTCATTTGAACTCTAAACTTTGCGTCAAGATTACTCAACGGCTCATCAAATAAAAAAACCTTTGGATTCCTGACTATGGCTCTTCCAACAGCAACCCGCTGTCTTTGACCGCCTGAGAGCTCCTTTGGCTTTCTATCAAGCAGATGCTCAATCCCAAGTATTTTTGCTGCTTCTTTAACCCTTTTGTCAATCTCGCTTTTCGGATACTTTCTGAGTTTTAAGCCAAACGCCATGTTCTCGTAGACAGTCATATGCGGATAGAGTGCGTAATTTTGGAAAACCATTGCGATATCTCTATCCTTTGGAGGAACATCATTAACAATTTTATTATCAATATAGATAAATCCACTTGTAACTTCTTCAAGACCAGCTATCATTCTCAAAGTTGTCGTTTTCCCGCAACCTGAGGGACCAAGCAAGACCATAAATTCACCATCTTTTACTTCAAAAGTTGCATTCTTTACGGCGACAACATTATTCGGGTAGATTTTGCTCACATTTTCAAGCCGAACCTCCGCCATTTAAATCCACCTCCACTCTATTTTTAAGTTTTGAACTCCTCAATTAAAAATTTACCACGCTTGACAAAATTTTAAAAAAGTTCGGGAATGAAATTTTAACGCAGTCCGGATTGTCAATCACTGTCTCGCCTTCAGCTATTAACCCGGCGATTGAAAAAGCCATAGCTATCCTATGGTCGTTAAATGTTTTTATAAGCGCACCTTTTAATTTGTTCTTGCCTTCAAACGCAAAGCCATCTTCATATTCTTCAACATCAAGACCCATCGCTCTGAGGTTTTCAACAATTGCTTTAATCCTATCGCTTTCCTTTTTTCTGAGCTCTGAAGCATCTCTGACTTCAAATTTACCTTCGCCGATAGCACCTGCAATTGAAAGTATCGGAATCTCATCTATTACACCGGGTATTACATCGCCTGAGAGTGTTAAGTTTTTCAAATTGACTTCTTTCTTTGATTTAACGATTACATCACCTATCGGTTCGCCCATGACTTCTTTTACATTTTCTGTTTCAATGTCTGCGCCCATTTGTCTAAGAATTTCAATGAAAGCTGTCCTCGTTGGGTTCAAGGTCACATTTTTTATCCTGATGTTTGAATTTGGGATTATCACTCCAGCAACTATGAAAAACGCTGCTGAAGAGATATCGTTTGGAATGATATAATTAGCTGGTTCAATTCTTTTGCCACCTTCAACTTCAATGATTTTTTTACCGTTTTCAAAATGAGCCTTTAAGCCGAGCAAACGCTCAGTGTGATCTCGTGTTGGAATCCTTTCAATTATTTTAGTCTTTCCATCCGCATGTAAACCTGCGAAAATTAGACATGACTTAACTTGAGCGCTTGGGATTTCGGGTTCATATTCAATTGGATTTAAACTGTCAACGCCATAAATTTTCAAAGGAGCGGTTCCTTCTTCCGTGGGCTCAATTTTTGCTTCCATCATTTGAAGTGGTTTAACGATCCTCCGCATAGGTCTTTTTCTTAAAGAATCATCCCCTGTTATTTCAGAGTCAAATTTTTGACCGGCGAGTATCCCGGCGAGAAGACGAATCGTCGTCCCAGAATTCCCAGCGTCAAGAATTGAATGTGGCGGGGAAAGCTTTTTAATTCCTTTACCCTTTATTTTCAATTTTTCCCCGATTTCAATTTCAACGCCAAGTTTTTGGAGGCACTCAAGCGTTTTATTTGTGTCACCTGCGAAGAGGAAATTTTCAATCGTATTTTCCCCATCTGACAAGGCAGAAATTAAAGCAACCCTATGTGAAATTGATTTGTCACCAGGAGGATATACTATCCCTTTGATTTTATTTACTTTCGTGATTTTCATCGTCTATAAAAGGGTTCTTTTCTAAAATAAAAAAGGGGTTGCACTTTGAGGCAACCCCGCTGATAAACTTTGCCCGTTAAGCTTCGGGCGAACCCTCTGAAGCCGTTGTCTCTTCAACAGATTCCCTTTTCTCGGCGCCAACCTTCGCTTCAAGCTCCTCAACCCTTTTTACAAGTTCGTCAATTTTCTCCTGTAGGGATTTAAATTTCGTATCAACATAATTTTTTGAAACACCGCCTGCCTTCGCTGCTGGCGCCTTCTTTGCTGGCTTCTTGGCTGACTTCTTCGCTTTTGCCATATTTGCTCCCTCCGGTTTTAATTTTGATTAAATTTTTCATTTAACTGCGTAAGGCACTTTCTCAAGTAATAAAATCTCACCGTCCATCTCCGGTGGAATAGAAATTCCCATAATTGTCAATATCGTCGGTGCTATATCGCCAAGTTTCCCGTCTTTCTTCAATTCACCACGATAATCGTCCATGACAAGTATAAATGGGACTTGACTTGTTGTATGAGCTGTATGCGGTTCACCTGTTTCAGGGTCAATCATTTTTTCGGCGTTCCCGTGGTCAGCGGTAATTATCATAACATAGCCATTTTCCTTTACAGCTTTGTAAATTCGCCCAATGCATGTGTCAACCGCTTCTATCGCCTTAACAGCAGCTGGAATTATACCCGTATGTCCAACCATATCGGGATTTGCAAAATTGAGCACAATTAAATCATATTTGCGCTTATTTATTTCTTCAACAACTCTGTCAGTTACTTCAAATGCGCTCATCTCCGGCTTCAAATCGTATGTAGCTACTTTTGGCGAGGGTATCAAAACTCTATCTTCACCTTCAAATGGGTCTTCACGCCCACCACTGAAAAAATAAGTCACATGAGCGTATTTTTCCGTCTCGGCGATTCGTAATTGTTTCAAACCTTGTTTTGAAATAACTTCACCAAGCGTGTTAGTTAAATAAACTGGCTTGAACGCAATTGGAACATCAAAATCGTCATCATATTCAGTCATCGTGACGAAATAAACATCAAGTTTTCTTCGCTGAAACTTGTCAAAGTCATTGCTGATGAAAGCCCTTGTCAATTGTCTTGCTCTGTCAGCTCTAAAGTTGAAAAATATAATAGAATCGCCATCTTTAACTTGTCCGATCGGGTTGCCGTTTTCATCAACAACTATGAACGGAACGACAAATTCATCTGTTACGCCTTTTTCATAAGATTTTAAAATTCCTTCCTCAGCGCTTTTAAATTTTTCACCCTGGGCTTCCGTCATCGCCCTGTAATATTTTTCAGTTCTTTCCCAACGATTGTCCCTATCCATTCCATAATATCTACCGCCGACGACGGCGATTTTTCCAACCCCAATTTCTTTAGCTTTTGCTTCAAATTGCCTCACATATTCAATAGCACTTGATGGTGGTGTGTCCCTCCCATCAAGAAGCGCATGTACATATACCCTTTCAACATCGTTCATCTTTGCAAGCTCAAGCAGAGCATAAAGGTGTTCAATATGGCTATGAACTCCACCATCGGATAAAAGTCCAACAAGATGAAGAGATCCGTTGTTCCGTTTTACATTTTCAATAGCTCCAAGCAATACATCGTTTTTGAAAAAATCACCATTTTTTATTGACTTGCTTATTCTAACTATGTCTTGATAAACAATTCTTCCAGCTCCGATATTTAAGTGTCCGACCTCGGAGTTCCCCATCTGTCCATCTGGCAATCCAACATATTCTCCAGAGGCATGAATTGGAACCCAAGGGTAATTTGCATAAAGGAAGTCAAAATTTGGTTTTTTTGCAAGTGCTATGGCATCCGCTTGTATAGGGACATTTTCATCACGAATTCCAAATCCATCAAGAACGATGAGAATAACTTTGCGCATTTTAACAATTTTTTGTTTTAAAACTCCTTCAAATTGAAATATAAAAAGTTTTACACATAATTTCAACTGATTTTGCCCCAATTCAGTGGATGGTTATCTTTGGGGCAATTTTCATAGGCACTGGCGGAGTTCCACCCCTTGCAAGAAAGACATAAAATGATTGGAATGAACCGTTAATTTGAATGGTTTTCGTTCCTGGTTCCCAAGTTTGAGGATTTATAATTTTGGGTCTCAGATCAAAATTTCCAGCTATGGTATGAAGTTGAAGGTTATGCGAGGTTAAGTTTAAAATTCCAAGCCCAATTGGTGTATCAGGATTATTGAGCGAGTCAAGTTTGGCGGTAGAATAAATTCCAGAGGAATCTCTGTAAATTGCCATCATTTCAATTGGTATTTTTGAGGCGTCATATGTCTTTGGGGCTTGAACCCCGGTTGAAAATTTAAAGCCAATAGCTATCAAGTTTGAAAGCTCCACACCGCTATATTTTGCACCTATTAAGCTCATAACCCCAGCAGAATCATCATAAACAGCGATAACGGAGTCCATCTTAATTGCTTTACCTTCAACAGTTAAGTTTATGTAAGGTAGAATTTCACTTTGTTGTTCTTTTTGACAGGAGGTCAACAGGATTGTAATTACAAACAGGAGAAACGATTTAAATTTCATAGCCTTTCCAATCTATCTTTCGCTTTTTTTGCAACTGGGCTTCTTGGGTATTCTTTGAGTACGCGATTCATGTACTCCTTTGCTTCTTTTATCTTTCCAAGAGCAGCATAACAACGCCCAAGCATATACAGAGCATCGGGTGTTTTTGTTGACTTCGTTTGAGCCACATAATTAAAATATTCAATTGCTTTGTCATATTGTTTCAATGCGAAGTAACTTTCACCAAGCCAATAGATCACATTTATTTTTAAGTTTGCCTGAAGGTCGCTTTTCAAAAGTGTGTCAAAGTATGCGATTGCGTTTTTATAGTTTCTATTTCTGAAACTGCTCAAACCCTTGTTGTAAT
Proteins encoded:
- a CDS encoding heavy metal translocating P-type ATPase; protein product: MSEREREIEKLNITKVLKIEIPIVGMTCASCVLKVQNNLQKLPGVKNAVVNLVTEKATIEFESDKTLNLKDVIKSVRSIGYDVAIQKITIPIEGLASASASIVENSISKLDGVVSVNINPATENLTVEFVSTLISVDNIKSEIEKFGFKVPHLAEEDVELYEEIIKKREYEDLKKRFIFSSILTSLILLDMLSHFFHHFGDRTVVNYILFLLTTPVMFYGGGKFFRSFLAGIRHLSVDMNTLIAIGTGSAYLYSVVATFIPSVFTSIGRTPDVYYETSAVIITLILLGRLLETRARAQTATAIKKLSSLQPKTATLVKDGEEITVQVKDIKPGDIVLVKPGERIPVDGVIIEGYASVDESVITGESMPVEKKPGDIVIGSTLNKAGSFKFRVTNVGKDTVFSKIIQLVKDSLASKPPIQKLADKVASVFVPIVISIATLSFIVWYLLGYGFTFALMNFIATLIVACPCALGLATPTAIVVAAGKSAEMGILIKNGTSLEVANKVNLVVFDKTGTITYGKPEVTDIIKLGNLTEDEILRLSASVERNSEHPLGEAIVRYARLRNLKLSEPKNFFSIPGQGVFANVDSFEVAVGNLTFMLNLGIDMKKFENTIDILSNEGKTPVFVAVDRKVVGLIAIADTIKYDAKETISKLKKLGIDVALLTGDNYKTARAIANKIGVDKVFAEVLPEQKSEKIDELKKSGYIVAMVGDGINDAPALAKSDVAIAIGSGTEVASATADIILLKDDIKGVLQVIKISSKTYKIIKQNLFWAFFYNIILIPIAAGILYPFTGLLLKPVLASLSMSFSSVLVVTNSLRIKKIKI
- a CDS encoding metal-sulfur cluster assembly factor; the encoded protein is MVTEEQVYEALRECYDPEIPINIVDLGLVYEVKIIDDWVGVKMTLTAPGCPAHTFISQQVRERLLQIPGVKDADVVIVWEPRWNPSMMSEKARMQLFGDLGLSSGEEEQ
- a CDS encoding ABC transporter ATP-binding protein, coding for MAEVRLENVSKIYPNNVVAVKNATFEVKDGEFMVLLGPSGCGKTTTLRMIAGLEEVTSGFIYIDNKIVNDVPPKDRDIAMVFQNYALYPHMTVYENMAFGLKLRKYPKSEIDKRVKEAAKILGIEHLLDRKPKELSGGQRQRVAVGRAIVRNPKVFLFDEPLSNLDAKFRVQMRTEISKLHRKLGATMIYVTHDQIEAMTMGDRIVVMKDGIIQQIDTPLNLYNFPKNKFVAGFIGSPSMNFIEGEIVLEDGLKFIESDGGIKLSIPEEYQDKLKNYIGKRVIFGIRPEHIYDPIYTQIQNGERIKILVDVVEPMGNEIYIYFATTTAQCVARVPAHEEPEVGALKELVIDMRKAHFFDKETEESILYD
- the aroA gene encoding 3-phosphoshikimate 1-carboxyvinyltransferase, which encodes MKITKVNKIKGIVYPPGDKSISHRVALISALSDGENTIENFLFAGDTNKTLECLQKLGVEIEIGEKLKIKGKGIKKLSPPHSILDAGNSGTTIRLLAGILAGQKFDSEITGDDSLRKRPMRRIVKPLQMMEAKIEPTEEGTAPLKIYGVDSLNPIEYEPEIPSAQVKSCLIFAGLHADGKTKIIERIPTRDHTERLLGLKAHFENGKKIIEVEGGKRIEPANYIIPNDISSAAFFIVAGVIIPNSNIRIKNVTLNPTRTAFIEILRQMGADIETENVKEVMGEPIGDVIVKSKKEVNLKNLTLSGDVIPGVIDEIPILSIAGAIGEGKFEVRDASELRKKESDRIKAIVENLRAMGLDVEEYEDGFAFEGKNKLKGALIKTFNDHRIAMAFSIAGLIAEGETVIDNPDCVKISFPNFFKILSSVVNF
- the gpmI gene encoding 2,3-bisphosphoglycerate-independent phosphoglycerate mutase; this translates as MRKVILIVLDGFGIRDENVPIQADAIALAKKPNFDFLYANYPWVPIHASGEYVGLPDGQMGNSEVGHLNIGAGRIVYQDIVRISKSIKNGDFFKNDVLLGAIENVKRNNGSLHLVGLLSDGGVHSHIEHLYALLELAKMNDVERVYVHALLDGRDTPPSSAIEYVRQFEAKAKEIGVGKIAVVGGRYYGMDRDNRWERTEKYYRAMTEAQGEKFKSAEEGILKSYEKGVTDEFVVPFIVVDENGNPIGQVKDGDSIIFFNFRADRARQLTRAFISNDFDKFQRRKLDVYFVTMTEYDDDFDVPIAFKPVYLTNTLGEVISKQGLKQLRIAETEKYAHVTYFFSGGREDPFEGEDRVLIPSPKVATYDLKPEMSAFEVTDRVVEEINKRKYDLIVLNFANPDMVGHTGIIPAAVKAIEAVDTCIGRIYKAVKENGYVMIITADHGNAEKMIDPETGEPHTAHTTSQVPFILVMDDYRGELKKDGKLGDIAPTILTIMGISIPPEMDGEILLLEKVPYAVK